The DNA segment ATAAAGTCAATATTATAAAAACCACTGTCGCAAAGAACTCGTCTAACCCTGAAGTTATCTCCAAGATTTGTTAAAGACTGAATAAAAAAATCCTTAGCCTGATGACCTGAGAATGTATCGCCTGGTCGGTTCCGAATATTTACCACATGCCCCGAACCTAAAAATGCCAGTATCGGGTGATGCGAAGGACGACCACGCTTCTTAGGATTGTAACCCTTCTTGGCTCCCTCTTGATTGCCATAACGAGTCAAAACAGTCGAATCAAGGTTGAGATTGTCTTTTGTGATTCCCTCCCACTCGACAATCATTTTAGTTAATGCTCTGGCTTTATCGCCCAAATGATTGGCAAGCGATTGCTTATTGATTTTGCCCCAAAAACGAGTCATGGTCGAAGCAGCTGCCGGAAACCATTTCACACTAAAAGCAACCTGTATTGCCTCTACACCATGACCCCACCATGATAAATGTGAAAACCGATCACCACCTACTAAAACTGTCAAAAACAACGACAACACTTTCTCGTATATGCCGCCGCTGTTGTTAGAGGTCTCCTTTATCGGAATTGATGACTCTGTCCACTCTCGAAATTCTATCCTCTCTAAAAATTGGGCAATTAATGAGCCAATACCTCCCCAGGCTGTTATCGGTTTATTCGTAAAGGCAATTTTAACTTGCTTTACTCGATGCGATTTGTTAAGCTTTTTATGTTTCATTTTTTAGTGCTCCTTTTTCTGTTATCTAAACATTAATCTAAAAGGAGCACTATCTTTGTTTTATATGAAAATATCAACCTGATTTTCTGTTTCTAATGCAAAAACTGGGTTAAATGTATAAGCCCTTCAGGATGTCGTCCCGATTAGTGCGGGACTCCATCCTGATATTATGAAAAGGCTGCTCCATCCAGTATATTTTTATTATACTGTTTGGTAACCTAAAAAATAAAAACAAAGGAGCAGCCATGTCCAAGAGATTTATCGGAGTTGATCTCCACAAAAAGTTCTGGTTACCAAGCGGCGCTTGGTAACCAGAGGCAAAACGATGGTAATACGGTTTTGATTAATTTATAAAGTTCCAGGTGAACTGCCACCATACCATTCCCGGCGGCATCTGATAGCTTCCCCAAACATTGTAATCATTGCCGATTATAAAATCGAGTATGTTCTCCTCGCATAATCTGAACTCAAAAGAGCCGAAACGAATATTTATAGAGCCATCAACTACAAATACAGCATCAGAATTTTCGACATTGAAGAAGTTCTCGCTTTGATGAGTGATAAAACCAGAGTAATCTCTGGCAGTGATAAAGCGAAGTTGATAGACGCCGGAAATATCCATATCCCGAAGGACATTCTCGAATTTAACTATCCCCATAGACCGCGCCATCCCGGCTGGAGTAAATTTTACCTCCGGCACATAACCATCGGGGTCGTATATGAAATATGTCAGTCCGGCTGAACCTTTGAAATATTTTGTTATCGAATAATCTATATCAATGACAGCCGTCAACCTGTTATAGTCGATATTTTCGGTGGTTGATTGCCAAACCGTTAATGATTCTACGGTAACGGGAACCATATCATCATTTACTTTCTCATAACTCAAGCCGGCTTTAATAGAAAGATTGCTATTAAAAGCGCGATTGATATCAGCATTGGCAAATAATGACTTTTCTGCTTTTAAATCATTATTCGGAACATATTTATAGGCTGTGATAAAATCGCTGTCCATAGAGTCAAAACTAAAACTATTATAATATCGGCAGTAAATATCGGGTGAATAATCGAGGTATCCCGATGCCAAGCTTAACTCTGTCTTTTCATCTAATCGCCAGTCATACTTTGCGGAGGCGGCTAATGTAAAATCATCGATGTTATTGTGTCTGAGGCGGGAAATTACAACAAGGTTTTGTTTTGGAGTCAAAGATATTGAATCGCTTATGATAATTCCCATATTGACCAACCTGGCAATTACCCTATCGGCATAAGGATTAACGATATGATGTCTCTGCGCGCCGGTTTCCAGGCGGAGATTGTGTATATCCCTGCTGTAAACTGCGGCGGCTTTACCGCCCCATATATTATCTCGAAGGAAAAAATCGTAATCGGCATCGCTATCAAACAGATGGCTGAAGTTTTTTTGCCTGTATATATCCAATTCAAACTGCAGGTTTTCATCATATAGATATTTTCCCTCAACAGTATGATAGTTCTGGTCATGGTTCTCACGCATCATAAGGCTGGCCAGCCTATCGAACTGAATTATCCCCTTTTTGGCTTTTTGCTGATAAAAAGAATAGCGGAACTCGGCGTTAGGCTTGGGCCGATAGGCAAACGAGCCGGTTACGCAGAAATCATCATAATCCGAGCCGGCGCCGTAAAAGCCGCTCGATTCTTTGAATCCGGCAGTAAAGGTAAGGGCGGCATATTCATTAAACCGCCGCGAAAAACGCCAGCCAGCTCTCTCATAGCTGTATGGCGCGCGCGCGATAGTTACGCTGGAGGGGTTATCCCTTGAGGGCCAAAATGATGACTGCAATGATAAAACCTCTCCCTGATTGAACAAGCCTATATAACTAAGCGGAGTAATATCGATTAATCCGATATTTTCAAACATTAAAACATTTAGGTCTGCCCCGCTTCTATAAGGGAAATACTTGCCTTGATGAAAAAACGGCAGGCCGTTATAAACGATTCCCAAGCCCGGCAGCATCACGGATTTGGTCAATATTTCCGCCTGTCCGAATGAACCATGCTGAAGCGGCAGTACGCCTGATTTGTGCCATAAGTAATCGCCATAACCTCTAATAAGCAAGTTTGTGTGATAATACATAGGGATGCTGTCAACAGAATATGCAAGCGTATCAGAAGAGGGGCAAACGGGTCCGGCGGCGGCGGATGCCGCCCACAAGGTATCTACGACATCGGCGGTATCGGATAAAAAAGAGTCCGGCGGCTGAACGGGTCCTAGCGGGATATCCTGAGCATACAGGATACCGCTGCCGAAAATAAAAGCTATTATAATTGATATAAACGCGGTCTTGCTATTTGCCATAACTTTACCATTATAGGTTCAAACAGTCCGAATATCAAGCCATTCGATACCATATGCATAAGAGAAAATGCAATACCGCTGATAACAGCAGGCCAGAAAGGTCCGATTGTCAGCCCAAAAGCGGCATTGGTTAAAACATCGTAAATGAAAGTTAGTACTACGCCGGTTGCCGCGCAAAATGTGATGCCTACAACGCGGTTTTTATTCTGCAGAATCTTTTTACCTATTGAGGCTCCGGCGAGGCCGAATATGATAAAACCAGTTAGCTGGGCTATCGCTACCGTTATTAATGATGGCGGTCCATTGGGGTTGAAAACTATGAAAATCATACCCGCTACTAAGGGCACGGTAAAGCCGCCCCAGTATCTCAGAAATGCGCCGGAAACAAACAGGCAGATACTGAAAAGCTCAATATTTGGTACGCCAATCAGAGGAAAGTTTACAGCCAGCGCCATAGCGGCAAAAAGTCCGGCGGCGGCGATTCTTCGTATTCGGTAATCCAATTTATCTAAGTATGGCGAACTTGCCGGAAGCGGATTTGCCGCCGGCTCTTAATTGCGCTATATATATGCCGCTTGCCAATTGATTGCCGGAATTATTACGGACATTCCATCTCATGACTGCATCGCCCGGCGTTAGCCAATCATCGCCATCGCTGTTTAAATAGACTGTGTTATAAACCAAATCTCCCGCCGTATTGAATACATAAAACTCAACATCGTCAGCCATAATCGAATCGGGCATATAGAGCCTGAATTGCATAGTATTATCGCGTTCATACGAGAAGGGGTTGGGCGATGCATTCACTATAGGCTTGTCTTTTTCATCCGCGAGGGGGGCATAATAAACTATGGGGAAGTTTATTTGCTCTATATCATAATGACCCGAATGACCAGTATCATCGTAGGCATAAACAATTACGCTTATTACGCTGTCAAGAAGCTCATAGCCGGGACAGAACCGCAGTACGGCTGATGAATCGCTGGTCATGGTGAGAGTTAATCCAGCCAGGCTGTTGGGGGATGGTTCGGTTTCAAAATATACCGAGTCTTCATCGGGATCGAAAGCATATAAAATAATATCCTCACATACGCCGGCTTTTATCTCAACCTCTGAGGGTAAATTGTAAAGACAAGGCGAACCTGCCGTAAGCACGGTGTCGTATTCGGCCGTAAACGAATAGCCGGTTGACGCATCGCTATAAGTATAGCCGGTGATTGATGGTATAGCCACAATATAATCGAATCTGCCCCAATCATTGAAAGAATCTGTTCCCTGCCATGTTGATTGATTGAGATTTATTTGAATAAGCGTATCCTGAACCGTATCCCAGCCAAGCAGATTCACATGCCATTTATCGCCAGCCTCCAGAATATCATCGCCATCGAATCCAAAAAGCAAGCCGCCTTTGTAGATACTCCCTTCACCACCCATGGTTTTAAAAGCTATATAATTTGCAGACCATGTCTCGGGAGTATAATCTTCCGAAGTATAGCTCATATTAAAAGGAGTGCCATCATTTGAATACGAGAAGGGGTCAGCATCGGTATAGAATCTATGCCGTATGGTATCAGGCACAGGTTCATCGCCAAGAGGATTTATCCATTGGTCGGCTTCGGAATATTTATTGACAGTGTCGGCTCTATCGCAGGTAAAATAGTTCCAGACGGTAAATTCCTGGAATGCTTCCTCTAATGACGAGCCATAATCATGGGCAAGAATCTGATCGGTAGCATCAAGCACATTATAGCCCGGAACAACTCCGCATTGCACCCAGATTTTCCGCATAACATCCCTGTCGAATCTCTCCTCGAGAAATCGTCCCCAAATACAGGCGGCATAGGGATGCATATAACGCACCGGGTCGGCAGCGCTATATGAAAACGACTCAAGAGTATACCACGGATAATGAAAGAAATACTTCAAGTAATAGCGATAATCATTAACATCGTCAAAAACGACATCTTCCATCCAGACAGCCGAGACCTCATACCACCAATTTCTTTCTCCTTCGGCTTCATAAGCATCGAGTGAAAAGTGAATGCTGTGGAAAAACTCATGAGCGACGGTAACCTTGACAGCCTTCAT comes from the Candidatus Zixiibacteriota bacterium genome and includes:
- a CDS encoding transposase; the protein is MKHKKLNKSHRVKQVKIAFTNKPITAWGGIGSLIAQFLERIEFREWTESSIPIKETSNNSGGIYEKVLSLFLTVLVGGDRFSHLSWWGHGVEAIQVAFSVKWFPAAASTMTRFWGKINKQSLANHLGDKARALTKMIVEWEGITKDNLNLDSTVLTRYGNQEGAKKGYNPKKRGRPSHHPILAFLGSGHVVNIRNRPGDTFSGHQAKDFFIQSLTNLGDNFRVRRVLCDSGFYNIDFINYLESESYRYIMGVPIWQIFQREIQRLKDWEQIEEGIDITEFKFEHIDNKWTFPRRYVVVRQEIAKRPKASGKQLSLFQEIEELKGYRYSLMIT